The genomic interval TGAAGCCGTCCTACCGCGTCGTCACGGTGCGCAGCCGGTGTCTGGTGCCGGGCTCGGACCCGCGCTCGATGCGGACCTGGGATGACATGGCGGAGGACCTGATTGCGGCCCTGCGCGCGGCGAAGCTGGACGGGGTCATCGGCGTGGGGCACAGCATGGGCGGGGTGGCGACGCTGCTGGCCTCCGTGAAGGAGCCGGGGTTGTTCCGGGCTGTCGTCGCGCTGGACCCGGTGTTGTTCTCGGGGTGGCGCAAGGCCGCGATTGATGTGCTGCGAGTGTTGGGACAGCTCGGCCGGGTTCCTCCCGCGAGCCTGGCGCGCCGGCGGCGCGAGCGTTGGGGTTCTCGCGAGGAAGCGGCGCTGAGCTACCGCAAGAAGCCGTTGTTCCGTGCCTTCGATGCGGCGTGCTTCGAGGACTACCTCCGGTATGGACTGACGGAGGCGCCTGAGGGCGGCCTGCGTCTGACCATTCCGCGCGAGTGGGAGGCCCGGGTCTTCGAGACCTACACGAAGGACGTGTGGCGCTCCCTGCGCGCGGTCCGGGGGGCATCGCTCATCGTGCGGGGGCGTGACACGGACACGCTGGTGCCGGCCGCGTTCGCTCGGGCCCGCAGGGTCATGCCGGAGACGCTGTTCAGCGAGCTCCCCGGCGGACATCTGTTTCCCCTGGAGGACCCGCAGGCGTGTGTCCGCTGCATCCTCACGTTCTTGGAAACCGTCGAGAAGCGGACCGGGACAGGGGATGGGGCCGCCGCGCGCTGAGTCCCGAGATGGGATTCGGAACCGTGTCGCTTCGCGTTGGCGCGGTGATGCGTGGCCCCTATGCTTTGCGCGGCTTCGTCCTTTCCCTGAGCGCACTCCCGAGGACTCATGTCCCCCACGAACGTCAACAGCAAGCCGTCCGTCTTCACTGCCCATCGAACGACCCAGGCACCTGCGTCCACGCAGAGCAAGACGGCCGAAGTGGAGAAGGCGCAGGAGGCCGCGAAGGCCCTCGAGACGAAGGGGACGGAGTCGTCGACCCTCGCGAAGAAGGACGATTTCACGGGCAAGAAGGACCCCGCGGGCTCGTCGGGCAAGCCACACCTGGCGTCCACCTTGGAGCATCCCACCCTGGCGTTGAACAAGGTGGCGCAGAACCCCTCCGTCCCCCAGCGGCGCAACAGCGTGGACCTGGCGAAGTTCCAGGATGGCATGGATGAGATTCGCCGGACCCTGACTCACCAGACGCAGATTGTCCCGCGGCCGTTCATCAAGGATGCCTGTGATTCCATCAACGCGAAGGTCCCTGGCGCGAAGGTGCTGCACTACATCGACCAGAGCCAGAACCCCATCATGGCCAACCCCGAGGTCCAGGCGGCCTTCTCACAGGGCTCCCAAGGGGTTTGCAGCGTCATGACCTCCGAATGGATCCGGATGAACCAGGGCGCGCCGAATCAGGCCACGGCCGTGGCGAACTTCTCCCAGTTGGTGGAGCACAAGTTCGGCAATCTCATCATCGGCCAGCAGCATGAAGCGGAGTCAATCAACAGGATTCATACGTTGGCGGACGACATGCGGACCGAGGTCGCGAACTACCATGCCTTGAAGGCCGAGAAGGACAAGGTCGTCGCTGCGCACGGGGCTGACTCGCCGCAGGCACATGCGCTTGAGGCCCGGATCGACGCCTCCTATCAGAACGCACTCAACATCTCCCAGACGCAAGACCAGGTGAATGCGGGGTTGGGGCGAGGAACGCGGGTCCATCAGGGACCGACCAAGGACCTCGGCCGCATCCTGGCGTCGCAGCCACTCGAGAATGGCTATTACCGCCTCGGCCTGACGCCGAAGAATGGCGGCGCGGGAGGGGACGACTCGGGCCACGTGGTGGGACTGCTCAAGACAGACACCACCTGCCGGTTCATGGATGCGAACACCGCCGAGTGGGAAGTCCCCAATCCGTCGGACTTGAATACGCTCGTGACCGAGCACGTGAAGCAGATGTACACGTCCAGCTTGTGGAGGAACTCCACCAGCGGTTTCAACGCGGCGGACTTCCAACTGCACCTCGTCGCCAAGCTCCCTCCCGCCACGGCGTAGCCGCGGGCCCAGGCGCTCGCCGGGTCAGCGCGGCCACTGCACCTGCGCCCGGCGAGTCACGTCTCGGGGAACCAGCAGACGCCCAGCCGGTTGCCATCCAGGTCCTTGAAGTCGAAGAAGCTCACGTCGGGCATGACCACGATGTCCTCGACCGTGGCCCCGGCTTTCTTCAAGCGGCGATGGGCTTCCTTGATGTCGGAGGCATGGAAGTTGAGCGGAGCGTGCACGGTGAACGGCTGGAACGCTCCCTCGGGTTGATACAGGGTGACAGCTGTCTCGCCCGCGTTCAGCGCCGCGTAGTTGCCCGAGTGCCAGCGCAGCGTGAACCCCAAGGTCTCCGTGTACCAGGGGATTGCCGCGACAAGGTCGCGCACGGGGATGAAGACGGTGTCGACGCGTTTGAACAAGGGGGCGCTCAAGGATGTC from Myxococcus stipitatus carries:
- a CDS encoding alpha/beta hydrolase, translated to MSDALHLDDWGGTGPVLHLAHANGFPPGTYRKLIELLKPSYRVVTVRSRCLVPGSDPRSMRTWDDMAEDLIAALRAAKLDGVIGVGHSMGGVATLLASVKEPGLFRAVVALDPVLFSGWRKAAIDVLRVLGQLGRVPPASLARRRRERWGSREEAALSYRKKPLFRAFDAACFEDYLRYGLTEAPEGGLRLTIPREWEARVFETYTKDVWRSLRAVRGASLIVRGRDTDTLVPAAFARARRVMPETLFSELPGGHLFPLEDPQACVRCILTFLETVEKRTGTGDGAAAR
- a CDS encoding VOC family protein; amino-acid sequence: MSAPLFKRVDTVFIPVRDLVAAIPWYTETLGFTLRWHSGNYAALNAGETAVTLYQPEGAFQPFTVHAPLNFHASDIKEAHRRLKKAGATVEDIVVMPDVSFFDFKDLDGNRLGVCWFPET